DNA from Planctomycetota bacterium:
CTGCAGGTCCGTCACCGCACCGGCCGCGACGACGAGCGGATCGCGCGTGAAGTGCGGGAACGCCGCGTGTCCGCCTTGCCCTGTGAAGACCGCCTCGAACGTGTCCGTCGCCGCCAGCAGTGGGCCGGGCTTGGATGAGACGCAACCAACCGGCAGCATCGGCCAACCGTGAAGTCCGAACGCCGCCTCGACCTTCGGCCCGAACGCCGACGTCCCGTCGAGCACGCCGGCTTCGCACAGACGTCGTCCACCGCCGCCGCCCTCTTCGGCCGGTTGCCAGACGAGCTTGATGCAGACGTCAAGCTGCTCGTCGACCAGCGCCGCCGCGACGCCGAGCAGGTTGGCCGTGTGGCCGTCGTGGCCGCAGGCGTGCATGACGCCCTCGCGCTCGCTGGCATAGTCCAGGCCAGTCCGTTCGACGATCGGCAGCGCGTCGATGTCGGCCCGCAGCAGGATGCACGGTTTGCTCGTGTCGCCGAGCACCGCGATGGTCGCCGTCGGCGCGTCGTCCGGCCCGGCGACGTGATCGATCTTCAGCCGATCCAGCTCCCCCCGAATCAACGCGGCCGTGTCGTGTTCCTCGTAGCCGAGCTCCGGAATGCGATGCAGCTGGCGACGCAGCGTGGCCGCGTGTTCGGAAAGGCTTGCAACATCGGCCATGGGACAAGCCTACCCGTACCGTCGGCCCATGCGACTCGTCCGCTGCCTGCACGAAGGTTCGCCCGTCCACGCCATCGACCGCGGCGAACGTCTCGCCCTGATCGACAGTCCGTTCACGCAAGGCCTGACCGGCACCGTCATCGATCGCCCAGCCACGCTGCTCGCTCCGATCGTGCCGACGGACATTCTGTGCATCGGGCTCAACTACG
Protein-coding regions in this window:
- a CDS encoding M20 family metallopeptidase translates to MADVASLSEHAATLRRQLHRIPELGYEEHDTAALIRGELDRLKIDHVAGPDDAPTATIAVLGDTSKPCILLRADIDALPIVERTGLDYASEREGVMHACGHDGHTANLLGVAAALVDEQLDVCIKLVWQPAEEGGGGGRRLCEAGVLDGTSAFGPKVEAAFGLHGWPMLPVGCVSSKPGPLLAATDTFEAVFTGQGGHAAFPHFTRDPLVVAAGAVTDLQQLVSREIDPTDSAVLSVTRFHAGTANNVIPGEAVVGGTCRTLLPETREHARDAMRRRLEAAASAGRCDVAFTWNDGYPPTVNDPAMTELVRRVAGDRYLPADRPAMGGEDFSYFLERVPGCFFLIGLLPEGCDDYPALHTDRFDFTDDALAVGIETMLRIVRSYARSSTAA